Within bacterium, the genomic segment TAGATACCGCCGCCGAAGTTCTCGACCTGGCGACTGCCCACCGGAATCCCGAGGAGCTGTTTGCGGACGGAGTCGGACAGGAAGTGAAAAGCGCCCGTGCGCTCTGCCAGCCTCCGCGCCACGTACGTCTTGCCCACGCCCGGCAGTCCCATCATCACGACGAGCTTCGGCCTGGCCGACATACCGGTGGCGTAGCGGTGGGACAGCTTGAAGTACTCGGACGCGGTCTTCGCTGCCTTTGCCTTGTCGGCCGGGCTGACTCCGGGGTCGTTCAGGACAAAGCTCGTGACCTTGCCGCGCACGTATGCCCGATAGCACTTGTAGAAGTTGAGCAGGCGCGGCAGGCCAGCGTCTCCGGAGTGTGCCATGTACCGCTCGACAAAGAAGTCCGCCAGGTCCTTGCGCCCCCAGTAGTCGAGGTCCATGGCCATGAAAGCGATTTCGGAGGCCACGTCCGAGCAGGAAAAGCGCGGATTGAATTCGATGCAGTCGAAGATCCGGACAGCAGAGGATTCCAGGATTCCAGGGGTCCAAGATTCGAGTGTCCGAACACTAGAATCCTCGAATCCTCGTCCCCTCGACCCCTCTTCGAGTATGAAGATGTTCTTCGAATGCAGGTCGCCGTGGCAGCGGCGCACGAAGCCGCCGGCGCGCCGGCGCCGGAACAGCCCGCGGTTGTCCGCGATGAAGCGCTCGACTGCTGCTTTGGTCTCGTTGAGCTCGCGCCGCGTAATCGTCCGGCCGATGAACTCCCCGGTCTGCGCGAAGTTCTCGTCCCAGTTGAAACGGATTGTCTCGATGCTGCCGTGCCGGGCGACCTCGCGCCCATGCTCCGCCTTCCGGTGGAAATCGGCAATCGATCGCGCTATCTGGTCCACGTGTTCGCAGGTCACGTTGCCGCTCTTGAGCTGCTCGGTCATTATCCACTCCTGCGGCAACTCCTTCATCTCCAGACAGTAGTCAATCGCCTCTCCCCGGACGCCGAGGGCGAGCCGGCCGCGCGCCATGGTAATCGGCAGGACCCGAATGTAGATGTCGGGCGAGAGAATCTGGTTGAGCCGGAATTCCTCGTTGCAGAAGAACTCGCGCGCGGACAGAGTCGTGTAGTCGAGGAAACCGAAGTTCACCGGCTTCTTCACCTTGTAGGCACGACTGCCGGTGAGGAATACCCACGACGTGTGCGTCTGCAGCATCCGCACCCGCTTCACGCCCTTGCCGTACAGACTCGGCCTCATCATCTCGGCGATTCGGCCTTGAATGGTAGGCTGCTGCTGCTCCTTGCGCCCGGCTCCACCTTCTGTCTTCATCCTTCCGCCTTCATCTTTCCGCCTTGTCCTGATGCCAGTTGCCAGCCGAGTGCCAGCGCTTTCTTGTTGAGGTCGAGGGTCTTGGCCGGCGCGCGGTGCGCCACGGCCTTCTCCAACGACTCCAACTTCACGACCCGGGTCAGTTGCGCCACGACGCCGAGCATCACGATGTTGGTGAACAGCTCGCGCCCCAGTTCGGTTCGCGCGGTCTCGGTCATCGGCACGCAAATCGCGCCCTCGCGCGGACACTCGTGGACGTAGAAGCTGTCGATGACTGCGGTGCCGTGGACCTTCAGGTCCTCGAAGTACCTGTCCACCGCCGGCTGGCTCAGGCAGACGAGCACATCCAGTCGCCGGGACTTTGGATACAGAATCGGTTCATCGGCAATGATGACATCGGCACGGGAAGCCCCGCCGCGCGCCTCCGGTCCGTAGCTCTGCGTCTGCACCACGTGCCGCCCCTCGTGGACGCCCGCCGCCTCGGCGAGAATCACGCTGGCGAGGATAACACCCTGACCGCCGGTACCTGCCAGCCGAATCTCAGTCTTCATCATCGCTGCAGGAATCGAGGGGTCGAGGATTCAAGGATTCCAGTGCCAGGACACCCGAATCCTCGGCTCCGCGCTTCTGAATTCTAGCTTCCAGCATCTGACTTCTCACTTCGCCCGGTCCTCGGATCTCCCCTGCGCCTTGGCCCGCACCTGCTCGTAGAGCTTTGAATACGGCGGCACTTCCTCGCGGTCGTGCAGCACGCCGATGACGAACTTGTCCTGCACCTGCCACGGGTCCTGCACCTTGCTCACGTCCACCGAACGGTCGCGGATCCACTCGAGCATCTTCACGGCGTCGCCCAATCCCTGGTGTCGGCCGTAGAAGGTCGGGCATTGTGAGATAATCTCGACCACGCTGAAGCCACGCTTGCTCAGCGCCAGCTTCGCCATCTTCTTCAGATGGGCAACGTGGAATGTCGTGCTGCGGGCGACGAACATCGCGCCGGTCGCGCGTGCCATGAAGCATGTATCGAAGTCGCGCTCCACGTTGCCGTAGGGCGCGGTCGCGGCCTTTTCCATCGTCGGTGTAGTCGGCGAATACTGGCCGCCGGTCATACCGTAGGTGAAGTTGTTGAGCACGAATACCGTGACGTCGATGTTCCGCCGCGCGGCGTGGATGAAATGGTTGCCGCCGATTGCCAGCAT encodes:
- a CDS encoding AAA family ATPase, coding for MKTEGGAGRKEQQQPTIQGRIAEMMRPSLYGKGVKRVRMLQTHTSWVFLTGSRAYKVKKPVNFGFLDYTTLSAREFFCNEEFRLNQILSPDIYIRVLPITMARGRLALGVRGEAIDYCLEMKELPQEWIMTEQLKSGNVTCEHVDQIARSIADFHRKAEHGREVARHGSIETIRFNWDENFAQTGEFIGRTITRRELNETKAAVERFIADNRGLFRRRRAGGFVRRCHGDLHSKNIFILEEGSRGRGFEDSSVRTLESWTPGILESSAVRIFDCIEFNPRFSCSDVASEIAFMAMDLDYWGRKDLADFFVERYMAHSGDAGLPRLLNFYKCYRAYVRGKVTSFVLNDPGVSPADKAKAAKTASEYFKLSHRYATGMSARPKLVVMMGLPGVGKTYVARRLAERTGAFHFLSDSVRKQLLGIPVGSRQVENFGGGIYKGDISEKTYAELLRRAQVFLSAGFSVIADATFLSEDSRERALKAAAKAAAPVLFVFADCPERTVRSRLRKRAGEYSFSDATIDIYREMKSRFNPPQVGPGTIRIDTSLPLERSLAKIERALLRI
- a CDS encoding 2-oxoacid:acceptor oxidoreductase family protein translates to MKTEIRLAGTGGQGVILASVILAEAAGVHEGRHVVQTQSYGPEARGGASRADVIIADEPILYPKSRRLDVLVCLSQPAVDRYFEDLKVHGTAVIDSFYVHECPREGAICVPMTETARTELGRELFTNIVMLGVVAQLTRVVKLESLEKAVAHRAPAKTLDLNKKALALGWQLASGQGGKMKAEG
- a CDS encoding 2-oxoacid:ferredoxin oxidoreductase subunit beta; its protein translation is MTQRPEPRDPRTTEPARLAEPEAVDRFLDYFRVDERFPHILCPGCGIGTAMNTVVRGLIETGVNQDELCVVSGIGCSSRISGYVDCDTFHTLHGRALPAATGVKLARPDLKVVVFGGDGDMLAIGGNHFIHAARRNIDVTVFVLNNFTYGMTGGQYSPTTPTMEKAATAPYGNVERDFDTCFMARATGAMFVARSTTFHVAHLKKMAKLALSKRGFSVVEIISQCPTFYGRHQGLGDAVKMLEWIRDRSVDVSKVQDPWQVQDKFVIGVLHDREEVPPYSKLYEQVRAKAQGRSEDRAK